The Novosphingobium aromaticivorans DSM 12444 genome segment GTGCTTGATCTGGCGGTGGGCGTGATCATCGGCGGTGCCTTCGGCAAGATCGTCACCTCGCTGACCGAAAGCGTCATCATGCCGGTCGTCGGGTGGCTGACCGGCGGGGTCGACTTCACCCGCTATTTCGTGCGGCTGGGCCCGGTGCCCGCCGACTTCAAGGGCGATCCGACAAGCTATGCCGAGCTGAAGGCCGCGGGCGTGCCGATGATCGGCTATGGCGATTTCATCACCCAGGCGGTGAATTTCGTGATCGTGGCCTTCATCATCTTCCTCATCGTGAAGGCGGTGAACCGGATGTTCGAAAAGCCCGAGGAAGCACCGGCGGCGCCTTCCGGCCCGACCGAGGTCGAACTGCTGGCCGAAATCCGGGACGCGCTGAAGGCCAAGGGCTGAGCGCGACCGAAACGCCGGATGAGCAGGGGTGGGGCATTCCCACCCCTTTTCATTTGGCGCGCGCTCCCTATATGGGGTCGTGCCGGTTCAGGCCGGCTATGGTGATAAACTGCGGCGTGCAATAGGCACAGCGGACCCGGGGGCGGTACCCGGCGGCTCCACCATCACCACCGGCTGCAAAAGGTCGGGCCTTGTTGTCGCAAGGGTGTTGATGGGGCCGAACTAGGATCGACGTGTGTTGAAAAGCGTTGTTTTCACCCGGGCTGAGTAACCCGTTCAAGGCTCAAAACTCACAAGTGCCAACGACAACGAAGCACTTGCTCTCGCGGCGTAATTCTAGGGGCTAACGCCCTGAAGTTACTAAGTTAGAGCACGGTTCGGACCGAACCGGGTAACAGAATCGGAAACCGGGGGCTGGGGGCGAGCCTAGCAACAGAATCGCCCTACTCACTCATTCCCGGTCAGTAGTCTCGGCGGCGCGAAGCTGCTGCTCCATGCGCAGCGCGTCGAGGATCTTGCCGCCGGCGATGAACACCGCGCCGGTCGCGGCGAGGAACAGGAGCTTGCCGGGAAAGCCGGGGTACTGGCCGAGATAGGCATGGCCGCGTTCGACCGCGCCGAGGGCAAGGGCATAGATCACCGCGAACGCCTCGAACCGGGTCTTGATCACGAACAGGCGGCCGATCTTGCGCAGCATCCGGGCAGGGCTCCTTCTTCCGTTCATTCCTTCGCAATGTCCGTGCCAGATCATGAATTGCTGGCATAGGCAGGGTTAACGCGTTCTTCACTGTAAACTGAAGCGACAGCGCGCGAAGGGTGTCGACAAGGATACGCGGGAAGGATCAGGCCAGTTCCGAAAGCTCCAGGGCGGCAAGCAGGGCGCCCCGCGCGCCGTGCACGGTTTGCGCCAGGATGTCGCTGCCGAGATCGGCCGGGTCGATCTGTTCAGGCCAGTGGCGGCGAACCACCTCTTCCACGATGGCGACGCGGGCTTCGTCCAGCAGGAAGCGCGGGTCGACCGTGGCCGGGTCGGCGACGACGCGCAGGCGCAGGCAGGCGGGGCCGCCTCCGTTCGCCATCGACTGGCGCACGTCGACCGGCAGGACGCGCCGGATCGGGCCGTTCGAGGCGAGATGCGCTTCGAGCCAGCCGCGCACCGAAGGCGTCTCCCAGGCCTCGACGGGAATGACGAGGCCCATTTCGCCCGAGGGCAGCGTCAGGAGCTGGGCGTTGAACAGGTAGCTGCGGATGGCATCGGCAAGGCTGACCACGCTGGACGGCACGACGACGATCTCGGCTTCGGGCAGGCGCTCGCGGATGGCCGCATAGGTGGCTTCGGGGTTGGCGAATGCCTGCTCGTGGGTGAACAGCACCCGCTCGTTGGCGACGGCAACGACATCGTTGTGAAAGGCGCCGGCGGCGATGGCCTCGGGCGCCTGCTCGACGAACAGGCAGCGTTCCGGGGCCAGGCCATGAAGGCGGGCGACCGCGCGGCTCGCCTGTTCGTGCTGGCGCGCGGGGAAGGCGCCGCCTGTCGTGCCGTAGACGAAGATCTCGATGCCGGGCGCATCGTGGCTCTTGCACATGCGCATGTGGTTCGCTGCGCCCTCGTCGCCGAAACAGGCGGGAACCGCATCGTGCACCGCGAAATGCGCGGCGTCGGCAAAGGCGAGGCGAAGCTGGCGCACGGTGTCGGGCCATTCCTGCGAGCGGTGCGGCATGGTGACGAGGTTCGCGGCGGTGAGGTGGCAGCGCCCGTCCGGCGTATCGGGTGCCGGGCTGACCGTGGCCGCGTTGGCGGTCCACATCGAGGAGGCCGACCATGCTGCTGCTCGCAGCCGGCGCTGTGCCTGGTCGACCTCGTCGATCGCGTTCAGGCCGAGCGCGCCGAGGAAGACCGGGTTGGGGCGGGGCAGGGGGGCGAACAGGCCCTGGGTGAGGCCGAGGGCAAGATTGTGGCGCATTTTACCCAGCCCCTGGAGCGCGGCTGCGCGGGGGTAGGACACTTCGCCGGCATTGCTGGCCGAGGCGAGGTTGCCGAGGCTGAGGCCCGCGTAGTTGTGGCTCGGCCCGACGAGGCCGTCGAAGTTGATTTCAACGAGAGGCATAGGCTTCCCACTTTCGAGACTCGGCTCTGTAAACAATCGTTTCAGTCTTGCGTCACCCTGAACTTGTTTAAGGGTCCATCTCCCGGTCCGGGCGGCCAGTGCTTGGGGGGAAACGGATGCTGAACCAAGTTCGGCATGACGAGTGAATGTGGCTAGCGTCCGACGAACCAGACCTTGTCGCCCACGCTTGCGCCGAGCGCGGCGGCGGCGACGGGATCGAGTACGAGACCCCCATCCGCTTCGGCCACTTCCGCAAAAGTGCAGCGATAGTCCGCCAGGCGGCCCGTGGCGACGAGTGCCTTGGTGGCGCCGCCGGTTCCTTCGGGCGCGCGGATGTGGGTGACCGTCACTTCCTTCGCCTCGCAGATCGAGCGGACGCGGTCGGTGCGCGCGGTCATCGTCGGGCCGCCGTCGAAGATGTCGACATAGCCTTCATAGGCAAAGCCTTCCTCCTCGAGCATGCGCATCGCGGCGCGGCCCGACGGGTGGGGCAGGCCGATGGCCGAGCGGGCGGTCTCGGGCAGCATCGCGATGTAGACGGGGTGCTTGGGCATCAGGTCGGCGATGAACTGGTTGCCGTTGATCGCGTTGAAATAGTCGGCTTCCTGGAAGCTCATCCCGAAGAAGCGCCCCGCCACGCCGTCCCAGAAGGGCGATCCGCCGCGCTCGTCGATCACGCCGCGCAGTTCCGCCAGGATCTTGTCGCCAAAGCGCTTCCGGTGCATCGCTATGAACAGGTAGCGGCTGCGCGCCAGCAGCATCCCCAGCCCGCCCGCACGCTCGGAAGGGTGGAGGAACAGGCCGCCCACCTCGCTCGACCCTTCGAGGTCGGTGACAAGGTTGAGCATCTCGGCGCGGAAAGTGCGGTTCAGTTCCTTGGAATGCTGGGTCAGCGTCGCCATGCGGTAGGAATAGAACGGCCACTGCCGGCCCACGCTGGTGAAGATCTGTGCGGTGCCGCGCACTTCGCCGGTGGCGGTGTCTTCCAGCACGAGGACGAACAACTCGTCCTTCGGGTTCTTCGGATCGCCTTCCTCGCAATTGGCATAGGCTTCGGCAGCGCGGCTGAGCTTGGCGGTCAGCGCCTTGCGATCGGGCGGCAGGTTGGTGAAGCCGCCGCCCGTGAGCTTTGCCATCTCGTAGAGCGGTTGCAGATCGTTCGCGCGCGCGGCACGGATGCGAAAGGTCATCGGTTTCCCCCTGAAAGCCGGTGCAGCACGAGCGCGGAAAGCGCCGCGCGCTCTGCCAGCGATGGCACGATCAGGAACTCCTGATCGGAATGTATCGCGCCGCCGCGCACGCCCATGGTGTCGACCACGGGCACTCCGCAGGCGGCTATGTTGTTGCCGTCGCAAACCCCGCCCGAGGCCTGCCAGCGGATCGGCTGGCCCAGCGCCTCGCCGCATTCGCGCACGAGGCCGAACAGCGCGCCGGCCTCTGCCGTCAGCGGCTTGGGCGGGCGCGAGACGCCGCCGTGAAGGTGGATCGAAACCTCGTGCGCAGCTTCCGTCGCGAGGATGAGGTCGCGCAGTGCGGCGTCGAACCGCGCGGCCTGTTCGGGCAGGCGCGGGCGCACGTTGAAGCGCAGTATGGCGTGATCGGGCACGACATTGTTGGCGCTGCCGCCGTCGATCCGCGCCGGGTTCACCGAAAGGCCCGGCTCCTGAAGGGCCTTGAGACGCAGCGCGAGGTCTGCCGCAGCGAGGATGGCGTTGCGCCCGTCCTGCGGGTTCCGACCGGCGTGGGCCGAGCGTCCCTTGACGATCGCGCTGTAGTTGCCGCTGCCGGGGCGTTCGCCCGCCAGCGTGCCGTCGGGCAGGGCGGAAGGTTCATAGGTCAGCGCGGCGGCCTTGCCCCGCGCGAGTTCCGCGATGAGCGCGGCGGACGAGAGGCTGCCGGTCTCCTCGTCGGAATTGATCATCACGTCGTAGCCGACCGAGGGCGCGACGGGGCTTTTCTCGAAGGCGGCGAGCGCGGCGAGTATGACCGCGATGCCCCCCTTCATGTCGGCAACGCCCGGCCCGCCCAGCGTTTCTCCATCGAGCCAGCGCAGGGTCTGGAACGGGTGGGACGGTCCGAACACGGTGTCCATGTGCCCGGTCAGAAGGTAGCGGCGCGGCGCATCGGGCCGGACCGAGAGGACGAAATGCGCGCCGTTGGCCGTTTCGCGTTCACGCCCGTCGGTGCCTATCGCGGTGACGGGGGCGGAGGCCACCTTGCGGATCGTGCCCGGCAGTGCAGCGAAGGCGTCGGCCAGAAGGTCCCATTGCCGCGCCAGGCCATCGAGATTGCCGGTGCCGGTGTTGAGCGCGCACCACGCCTCCACCCGGGCCAGCATGGCGGCGGCGTCGATTCCCTCTACAAGGCTGCGTTCCGTTGTCGAAAGCTGTTGCATCTGTAACCAGCCTAGCGGTTCCCGAGGTCGGGGTGAACCCCAGTAACGAAATTGCCATCGCTTATCAGTCGCTGCCCCATCCCTTCCGCGCGCCCCTTCCGCGCCCCCCTTCCTCGTCGTTGCAAAGCAATGCAGGATCATGCATAGCCTTGGGCCGTTCCTCCCCAGGTTCATCATCGGATTCGGCACTTGCGGCGTTTGCCGCGGGCGCAGGTTTATGTGAGCGAATGGACATGGGTGAAATGAACGGACGTATCGAGCGCAGCGGGCTTCAGGTCGACGCGAAGCTGGCCACTTTCATCGACGGCGAGGTTCTCGGCCCGCTCGGCATTCAGGCCGACGCATTCTGGCAGGGCTTCGCGGCGCTTGTCGGCCACTTTACCCCGGTAAACCGCCAGCTTCTGGTGAAGCGCGATTCCCTCCAGGCGCTGATCGATTCCTGGCACCGCGAGCGTCGGGGCAAGCCCATCCACGCGCACGAGTACCGCGCCTTCCTGAGCGAGATCGGCTATCTCGTGCCCGAGCCGGACGACTTCCTGATCGGAACCGAAAACGTCGACCGAGAGATCGCGTCGATGGCGGGGCCGCAGCTCGTCGTGCCGGTCCTCAACGACCGGTTTGTCCTTAATGCCGCGAACGCGCGCTGGGGCAGCCTGTATGACGCATGGTATGGCACCGACGCGCTCGATGCGCCGCCGGCCCGTCCGGGTGGTTACGACAAGGAACGCGGGGCCGCGGTCGTCGCCGCCGGACGCGCATTCCTCGACCTGACGTTCCCTCTCGACAGCGCGAGCTGGTCCGACTGGGATGGCGAAGGCGTGCCGCCGCTGTGCGACGCGGACCAGTTCGCCGGGACGAAGCCCGGGGGCATCCTGCTTTGCAACAATGGCCTGCACGTCGAGATCGTGCTCGACCGCGCGCACCCGGTCGGCGCAGACGACAAGGCGGGCATTGCCGACATCGTGATGGAAGCGGCGCTGACGACCATCGTCGATCTCGAGGATTCGGTTGCGGCGGTCGACGCCGAGGACAAGCTGCTGGCCTATCGCAACTGGCTGGGCCTGATGCGCGGCGACCTGGAGGCGAGCTTCCAGAAGGGCGGCAGGACGCTGACCCGCGCGCTGGAGGCTGACCGCGAGTGGACTTCGGCCAAGGGCGAGCCGCTGACCCTGCCGGGGCGCAGCCTGCTGTTCGTGCGCAACGTCGGACACCTGATGACCAACCCTGCGATCCTGCTTCCCGATGGCAGCGAGATTCCCGAAGGGATCATGGATGCGGTTGTGACTTCGGCCATCGCGATGCACGACATCAGGGGGCTGGGCCGCCATCGCAACAGCCGCGCGGGCAGCATCTATATCGTGAAGCCCAAGATGCACGGGCCGGAAGAGGTCGGCTTCACCAACGATCTGTTCAACGCGGTCGAGGACCTGCTCGGGCTGGATCGCCACACGGTCAAGGTCGGGGTGATGGACGAGGAGCGCCGCACTTCGGCCAACCTCGCCGCGTGCATCCGCGCGGTGAAGGACCGTATCGTCTTCATCAACACCGGCTTCCTCGACCGTACCGGCGACGAGATCCACACCTCGATGCAGGCGGGGCCGATGATCCGCAAGGGTGCGATCAAGGGGTCGGGCTGGATCGCCGCCTACGAGAAGCGCAACGTCTGCATCGGCCTTGCGCACGGGCTTTCCGGCAAGGCGCAGATCGGCAAGGGCATGTGGGCCGCGCCCGACATGATGCACGACATGATGCAGCAGAAGATCGCGCACCCGAAGACCGGCGCGAACACCGCCTGGGTGCCTTCGCCCACGGCAGCCACGCTGCATGCCATGCACTACCACCAGGTCGCGGTGTTCGACGTGCAGCGCGAAGTGGCGCAGGAGAAGACGCCGGGGCTCGACGCGCTGCTCGCGATTCCGCTGGCGGAGGGGACCAACTGGTCGGCCGAGGAAGTGCGCGAGGAGCTGGACAACAACGCGCAAGGCCTGCTCGGCTATGTCGTGCGCTGGATCGACCAGGGCGTCGGCTGTTCGAAGGTGCCCGACATCAACGACGTCGGCCTGATGGAAGACCGCGCGACGCTGCGCATTTCCAGCCAGCACATGGCCAACTGGTTGCTGCACGGCGTGGCCACCGGTGAGCAGGTGATGGACAGCCTCAAACGCATGGCGGCCAAGGTCGATGCGCAGAACGCCGGCGATCCGCTCTATGAGCCGATGGCCGGACGCTGGGAGGAAAGCTTTGCCTTCCGCGCCGCCTGCGATCTCGTGTTCAACGGGGTGGAACAGCCCAACGGCTATACCGAGCCGCTGCTGCACGCGTGGCGCCTGAAGAAGAAGGCGGCGGTGGGGAAGGTGGCCGAACCGGCCTGAGCCGCCGACGGAGCGCGGCTGCCTACTTCGTCAGCAGCCGCGCGATCGCCACGAAATCTTCGACGCTGAGCGTTTCGGCGCGGCGTTGCGGATCGATGCCGAGCGTTTCGAGCGCATCCAGCGCACCGGGCAAGCCTTTTAGCGATTGGCGCAGCATCTTGCGGCGCTGGCCGAAAGCCGCCTCGGTCACCCGTTCGAGCATGCGCGCCGAAACGCCTTCGGGCATCGCGGCGGGTTCTACGTGGATGATGGCCGACATCACCTTGGGTGGCGGGGTGAAGGCGCTGCGGTGTACCCGGGTCGCGATGCGCGGGGTGGCGCGCCACTGGGCCAGAACCGCCAACCGGCCATAGGCATCGGTGCCGGGCTGCGCGACGATCCGTTCGGCTACTTCAAGCTGGAACATCAGCGTCAGCGATTTCCACTGCGGCGGCCAGTCCTGTCCGGAAAGCCAGCCGGTAAAAAGCTGCGTGCCGACGTTGTAGGGCAGGTTGGCGGCGACGTGCCAGGGGCCGTCGAACAGGGTTTCGGGCGCAATCTTGGTCGCGTCGCCTTCGATCACTGTCAGTTGGCCTGGAAAGGCATCGGCCAGTTCGGCCAGCGCGGGAAGGCAGCGCTTGTCCATCTCGATGGCAGTGACCTTTGCCCCCGCGCGCAGCAGGGCGCGGGTCAGGCCGCCGGGGCCGGGGCCGACCTCGAGCACGTTCTCGCCCTTGAGCTTGCCCGGCACGCGGGCGATGCGGTCGAGCAACTGCTCGTCGAACAGGAAGTTCTGCCCCAGGGCCTTGGTTGCGTAGAGGCCGTGACGGTTGACGACGTCGCGCAGGGGGGGAAGGTCGGTCATGGCATGGCCCTCCGTTTGGCGCATTCGCCTGCCATCCGGATCGCCGCGATTGTCGGACCGACGCGTGCGGTGCCCGTGCCGGCGATGGCGAACGCGGTGCCGTGGTCGGGCGAAGTGCGGATGATCGGCAGGCCGAGCGTGACGTTCACGCCTTCGTCGAAATCCAGCGCCTTCATCGGGATGAGTGCCTGGTCGTGGTACATGCAGATGGCTGCGTCATAGCGCTCGCGCGCTTCGGCGTGGAACATGGTGTCGGGCGGGAGCGGGCCGAAGGCGTCGATCCCGGCTTCGCGCAGAGCCGCCACGGCCGGGGCGACGATCGCGCCGTCTTCGGTGCCCATGCGGCCGTCCTCGCCCGCATGCGGGTTCAGCCCGGCGACGGCGAGGCGGGGGGCGGCGATCCCGAAATCGCGCGCCAGCGCCGCAGCGGCGATGGCGGCGCGGCTGCGGATGAGTTCCACGGTAAGCAGGTCGGGCACGCTGCGCAGCGAGACATGCACGGTGATGGGAACGACGCGCAGGCTGGGCCCGGCCAGCATCATCACCGCGTGTTCGGGGGTGATCCCGCAGACGTCGGCCACGAATTCCGTCTGCCCCGGAAAGTCGAAGCCGACCCGCGCGAGACGGCTCTTGGCGATGGGCCCGGTGACCAGGGCGGATGCGGCGCCCGACCGGACGAGTCCGGTGGCGGTCGCCAGCGCGTTCAGGGCCAGCAACGCGCCCGCGTCGTCGGGCTGTCCGGGGGTGTAGGGCAGGTCGTCGAGATCGAGGACCGGCAGGGCATCGGCAAAGCGGTCGGCCACTTCGTCCGTCGTCTTCACCGCGCAGACCGGAACGGTGATGCCGCGCCGCCTGGCGGCCTCTTCCACCACCCGGGCAGAGCCGACCACGAAGAACGGGAGTAGCGCCTCGGCATCGCTGAGCGCCCAGGCGGCGGCGGCAAGTTCCGGCCCGACGCCGGCCGGATCGCCGATGGTCAGCGCAAGTGGAGCAAGAGCGGTCATGGCCGACCCCTAGACCAAGCCGCCGCGCATTGCGAGGGTACTGGCCGAGAGTGTTCCGGCCAGTCCCAGGACTTCCTCAGTTGTACTCGATCACCGCGTCGCGGCGAAGGTCACGCAGATAGGTCTGGGCGCGCTTGTTGACGCGGTCGTCCTCGATCTGGGCCATCATCTCGTCGAAGCTGGGGCCGCTGTTGACCTGCGGATCGTCGCGCCCGCACAGCATCAGCACGCGCACGCCTTCCTCGATGGAACCGAAGGGCGGCGTGGTCTGGCCGATGGGCAGGTTGAGGAGCGTTTCCTGGAGCGCGCCCGGCAGGTCGCGCGCCTTGATCTGGTCGTTGGCGACGACGGTCGCGCCGATCTTGTTGGCCTGGGCCTCGGCATCGCCGCAGCCCTTGATCGCCTTGACGGCGGCGGCAAACTCGGCCGCGCGCTTGGTCGCGATCTCGTTGGTCGCGCCCTTGGGAAACTCGATCGAGATCTGCTTGAGGCTCAGCAGCGCGTCGCGGGGATCGGCGGTCAGCACCTGGCGCTTGTCGATCAGGTAGAGGATCGAGAAGCCGCCGCGAATCTCGACCGGGCCGGCAAGCTGGCCGGGGCCCATGGAGGCGGCGGTCGTCGCCAGTTCGGTGGGCAACTGGGCCAGGCGAATCCAGCCAAGGTCGCCGCCCACGGCCGCCGTCGAGGCTTCGGAATACTGGCGCGCATAGGCGACGAAGCTGCCGCCCTGCTTGAGCTGCTCGACGATCTTCTCGGCGTTGGCGAAGACCTGCGGCTTGTTCTCCTCGGTCGCGGCGAGGAAGATTTCGCCGATGCGATATTCCTCGGTGCCCTTGGACGCCTGAAGGCGCTGCATGGCTTCCTGCACTTCGCCTTCGGAGACGTTGACGAACGGCTGGACGTTGCGGCGCAGCAGGTTCTGCCAGGCGATCTCGCCGCGGATCTGCCGCTTGAGCGAAGCGGCGGACGAGCCGATGCGGGCAAGGTACTTTTCCAGAGCATCGGCCGACTGGCCGAAGTTCTGCGTGGCGACGCGTTCGTAGCTGGCGTCGACCTGTCCGTCGTCGGCGGGGACGTCGGCGGCCTTGGCTTCCTGGATCTGGAGCGTCTCGTCGATCAGGTTGCGCAGCACCTGCATGCGCAGGCGCTCCTTTTCCTCGCCGTCGATCTTGCCGCCGTTGGCCGAGACGATCAGCGCAAGCCGCTGTTCGACGTCGGTGCCGGTGATGATCTCGCCGTTCACGATGGCCGTTGCGCGGCGTACGTTGGGATCGTTCGTGCCGAACATCTGCGGGTTCGCCGGGATGTTCAGCGGGGCGTTCGCGCCCTGCGCCAGCACGGGCGAAGTGGCGGTGGCGAATGCGGCAAGGGCCATCGCAGTGGTGCCCAGCGAGCGGCCAAATGCGGAAATGGCCGCCTTGCGGGAAATGTTCAGCTTGGACGTCATGGTCTTGGAAATGGTCCTGTCGAACTGGCGCTCGGTTGGCGGCCTTCTGATATCCTCGGGTCTGTGGCCGCGCGCGGCTTAACCCAAGCTGAGTGGCCTATCGGGCGCGAAAGGGCAAGTGCGAGGCGTTACTTCACCCCGAGGTTCTTGAGCGAGAGCGAGACCTGGAACGAGTTGCCGCGCGCGGCGTCGCCGGTTGTCACGTAGTCGCGCCGCCAGGTGAACGACAGGTCGAGGCAGTCGTCGGTATAGGCGACGCCGATCCGGTGCCGCAGCATCTGGAAGCCGTCCGAGGTCAGCGTCGGATCCTCGTTGCGGTCGGTCAGGTTGACGATGCCCGAGGCGAAGACGGAGAACGTCCGCGTGATCGGCGTGCGCGCGGCAAAGCGCAGCTCCTCGCGGTCCTGCAGGTCCTCGAAGGTCGAGGCGATGTTGCGGTTGAGCTTGAGATAGCCGACCTCGACATAGCGGCGATGATCGCCCAGCGTCGCGTCGAACTCGTTGCGGCGTAGCGCCAGGCTGTCCTTGTCGAGCCGGAAGCGGTGCGTGAACTTGATCACGTCGCCAAAGCGCACCGTCGTCCGCCCAACGTAGTCCGATGCCCGGCTGGTGAGCCCGGTGCCTTCCGGCAGGAGCGATTTCTGGCTGGACAGGCGGTAGCTCTGCCCGATCGTCGTCGCGACGCGCAGGCCCGGCCGCTGGAACTGCCAGTCGAAGCCATAGGTGAAGCGCACCCCGTCCTCGATCCGGTCGTGGCCGGGAAAGCGGTTGAGCGCGAAGAGGTTGGTGTCCTCGAGGTCGACCGAGCGCGAATCCTCGTTGGGAATCTCGAAGTTGCGCACGCCCGGCGTCGCGACGACCTGGAAGCGCGGGGTCAGCACCTGGCTTCCGCCGAAGACCTCGCCCACGAAGGGCCACTTCACGTCGAGCGCGGCGGTGGCGATGCCGCGCGTCTGCCAGCCCGAAAGGCCGCGATAGACCTCGGTCGTGGTGAGTTCGTTGTCGCTGCTGTGATAGACGTCGCCGCGCAGGAGCCCGGTGAGGGTCACTTCCTGCCCCATGCCGGTGATCGTGCGCAGATCCCACTGCGCGCGGGCAAAGGCGCGCTGGCTGTCCTGTCCGGCGGTGCGCACGATGGCGAGGCTGTTGGCCTCCAGCTCGAACCGGCCCGGAATGCCGTCGAACGCCAGGCGGCGGCGGTAGTCGATGGCGGGCAGGGCCAGCGGCACCATGCCCTGCGGGTCGTTGACGCGCACCGTCTGCGTCACCCACCCGGCGATGCTGAGGTAGCTGTCGGGGCTGATCCGCTCGAGGTTGAGCGAGGAGCGCAGGCGGTCGTCGCGGCTGATGTCGTAGCGGCGCAGGAACGTGCGGTCCGATGCCAGGCGCAGGTTGCCGGTCAGGCTCCATTCCGGCGAGAATTGCAGCTTGCCGTTCGAATCGACGTAGCCGCGCCAGGATTGCTGGCTGGCATTGGCGGTCCCCGCCGCATTGCTGCCCAGCGGAATGCGCGAGCTGCGCGTGGCGTAGCCGGTAATCTGGAACGCGCCGAGATCGGTCAGGTGGCGATACTTGGTCGTCAGCATCGGCAGTGCGCCGGTGTAGAACGTACCGGTCACCGCAAGGTCGCGGTTGTCGGCGATGCGCCAGTACCAGGTCTCGCTGATTTCCGCGCCGTTCGACGCGCCCAGCCGGAAGTCGGGGATGAGCAGCCCCGTCTCCGCGCGGAAGTCCGAGGTGTGTCCAAGCCCGGGCAAGGGCAGGATCGGCACGCCGAACAGGTGCAGCGTGGCGCCCTTGTACTTCACCCGCCGCTCCTTGGCGTCGAAGTAGACGCGCGTGGCGGTCACTTCCCAGCTCGGCTTCCTGGGGCAGCCCTTTTCGTCCTCGACCGCGCAACCCGAATAGGCGGCGGTCTCGAGCGTCATGTTGCCTTCGGCGTCGCGGCTGCC includes the following:
- a CDS encoding malate synthase G gives rise to the protein MNGRIERSGLQVDAKLATFIDGEVLGPLGIQADAFWQGFAALVGHFTPVNRQLLVKRDSLQALIDSWHRERRGKPIHAHEYRAFLSEIGYLVPEPDDFLIGTENVDREIASMAGPQLVVPVLNDRFVLNAANARWGSLYDAWYGTDALDAPPARPGGYDKERGAAVVAAGRAFLDLTFPLDSASWSDWDGEGVPPLCDADQFAGTKPGGILLCNNGLHVEIVLDRAHPVGADDKAGIADIVMEAALTTIVDLEDSVAAVDAEDKLLAYRNWLGLMRGDLEASFQKGGRTLTRALEADREWTSAKGEPLTLPGRSLLFVRNVGHLMTNPAILLPDGSEIPEGIMDAVVTSAIAMHDIRGLGRHRNSRAGSIYIVKPKMHGPEEVGFTNDLFNAVEDLLGLDRHTVKVGVMDEERRTSANLAACIRAVKDRIVFINTGFLDRTGDEIHTSMQAGPMIRKGAIKGSGWIAAYEKRNVCIGLAHGLSGKAQIGKGMWAAPDMMHDMMQQKIAHPKTGANTAWVPSPTAATLHAMHYHQVAVFDVQREVAQEKTPGLDALLAIPLAEGTNWSAEEVREELDNNAQGLLGYVVRWIDQGVGCSKVPDINDVGLMEDRATLRISSQHMANWLLHGVATGEQVMDSLKRMAAKVDAQNAGDPLYEPMAGRWEESFAFRAACDLVFNGVEQPNGYTEPLLHAWRLKKKAAVGKVAEPA
- the rsmA gene encoding 16S rRNA (adenine(1518)-N(6)/adenine(1519)-N(6))-dimethyltransferase RsmA codes for the protein MTDLPPLRDVVNRHGLYATKALGQNFLFDEQLLDRIARVPGKLKGENVLEVGPGPGGLTRALLRAGAKVTAIEMDKRCLPALAELADAFPGQLTVIEGDATKIAPETLFDGPWHVAANLPYNVGTQLFTGWLSGQDWPPQWKSLTLMFQLEVAERIVAQPGTDAYGRLAVLAQWRATPRIATRVHRSAFTPPPKVMSAIIHVEPAAMPEGVSARMLERVTEAAFGQRRKMLRQSLKGLPGALDALETLGIDPQRRAETLSVEDFVAIARLLTK
- the pdxA gene encoding 4-hydroxythreonine-4-phosphate dehydrogenase PdxA, producing MTALAPLALTIGDPAGVGPELAAAAWALSDAEALLPFFVVGSARVVEEAARRRGITVPVCAVKTTDEVADRFADALPVLDLDDLPYTPGQPDDAGALLALNALATATGLVRSGAASALVTGPIAKSRLARVGFDFPGQTEFVADVCGITPEHAVMMLAGPSLRVVPITVHVSLRSVPDLLTVELIRSRAAIAAAALARDFGIAAPRLAVAGLNPHAGEDGRMGTEDGAIVAPAVAALREAGIDAFGPLPPDTMFHAEARERYDAAICMYHDQALIPMKALDFDEGVNVTLGLPIIRTSPDHGTAFAIAGTGTARVGPTIAAIRMAGECAKRRAMP
- a CDS encoding N-succinylarginine dihydrolase codes for the protein MPLVEINFDGLVGPSHNYAGLSLGNLASASNAGEVSYPRAAALQGLGKMRHNLALGLTQGLFAPLPRPNPVFLGALGLNAIDEVDQAQRRLRAAAWSASSMWTANAATVSPAPDTPDGRCHLTAANLVTMPHRSQEWPDTVRQLRLAFADAAHFAVHDAVPACFGDEGAANHMRMCKSHDAPGIEIFVYGTTGGAFPARQHEQASRAVARLHGLAPERCLFVEQAPEAIAAGAFHNDVVAVANERVLFTHEQAFANPEATYAAIRERLPEAEIVVVPSSVVSLADAIRSYLFNAQLLTLPSGEMGLVIPVEAWETPSVRGWLEAHLASNGPIRRVLPVDVRQSMANGGGPACLRLRVVADPATVDPRFLLDEARVAIVEEVVRRHWPEQIDPADLGSDILAQTVHGARGALLAALELSELA
- the mscL gene encoding large conductance mechanosensitive channel protein MscL, with the translated sequence MAHEVKGEILGMLGEFKKFIARGNVLDLAVGVIIGGAFGKIVTSLTESVIMPVVGWLTGGVDFTRYFVRLGPVPADFKGDPTSYAELKAAGVPMIGYGDFITQAVNFVIVAFIIFLIVKAVNRMFEKPEEAPAAPSGPTEVELLAEIRDALKAKG
- a CDS encoding hydrolase, which produces MQQLSTTERSLVEGIDAAAMLARVEAWCALNTGTGNLDGLARQWDLLADAFAALPGTIRKVASAPVTAIGTDGRERETANGAHFVLSVRPDAPRRYLLTGHMDTVFGPSHPFQTLRWLDGETLGGPGVADMKGGIAVILAALAAFEKSPVAPSVGYDVMINSDEETGSLSSAALIAELARGKAAALTYEPSALPDGTLAGERPGSGNYSAIVKGRSAHAGRNPQDGRNAILAAADLALRLKALQEPGLSVNPARIDGGSANNVVPDHAILRFNVRPRLPEQAARFDAALRDLILATEAAHEVSIHLHGGVSRPPKPLTAEAGALFGLVRECGEALGQPIRWQASGGVCDGNNIAACGVPVVDTMGVRGGAIHSDQEFLIVPSLAERAALSALVLHRLSGGNR
- a CDS encoding membrane protein — protein: MLRKIGRLFVIKTRFEAFAVIYALALGAVERGHAYLGQYPGFPGKLLFLAATGAVFIAGGKILDALRMEQQLRAAETTDRE
- a CDS encoding arginine N-succinyltransferase, whose amino-acid sequence is MTFRIRAARANDLQPLYEMAKLTGGGFTNLPPDRKALTAKLSRAAEAYANCEEGDPKNPKDELFVLVLEDTATGEVRGTAQIFTSVGRQWPFYSYRMATLTQHSKELNRTFRAEMLNLVTDLEGSSEVGGLFLHPSERAGGLGMLLARSRYLFIAMHRKRFGDKILAELRGVIDERGGSPFWDGVAGRFFGMSFQEADYFNAINGNQFIADLMPKHPVYIAMLPETARSAIGLPHPSGRAAMRMLEEEGFAYEGYVDIFDGGPTMTARTDRVRSICEAKEVTVTHIRAPEGTGGATKALVATGRLADYRCTFAEVAEADGGLVLDPVAAAALGASVGDKVWFVGR